In the genome of Cygnus olor isolate bCygOlo1 chromosome Z, bCygOlo1.pri.v2, whole genome shotgun sequence, one region contains:
- the MOCS2 gene encoding molybdopterin synthase catalytic subunit, which yields MDESEDVPKDFIKLKSEKLSVDEVSELVISPNCGAVSLFIGTTRNNFEGKKVIHLEYEAYTSMAEMEIKKICRDVRQKWPSVKHIAMHHRLGVVPITEASVIIAVSSPHRTESLEAVTYCINTLKAFVPIWKKEIYEDEYSWKENKECFWANSEK from the exons ATGGATGAAAGCGAAGATGTGCCAAAAGATTTTATCAAGCTCAAGTCTGAAAAACTGTCTGTAGATGAAGTGTCAGAGCTGGTCATTTCACCAAACTGTGGGGCAGTGTCTCTGTTCATTG GTActacaagaaataattttgaagggaaaaaagtgatTCACTTAGAGTATGAAGCATATACTTCAATGGCAgagatggaaataaagaaaatctgcagagaTGTTAGACAGAAATGGCCATCAGTCAAACATATTGCAATGCACCATAGACTTGG AGTGGTTCCAATAACTGAAGCAAGTGTAATTATTGCAGTGTCATCTCCACACAGAACAGAATCCCTTGAGGCTGTAACGTACTGCATCAACACCTTAAAAGCGTTCGTCCCAATATGGAAAAAG GAGATTTATGAGGACGAATattcttggaaagaaaacaaggaatgcTTTTGggcaaattcagaaaaataa
- the LOC121062349 gene encoding uncharacterized protein LOC121062349, whose translation MTPVTTCRHPHALQGPNLSPNLPFGGLPPELRPVHGVHTRHRGLSPRAPPPPSEAPRGRLPRRFSPRSKGPGVGPPCPARPGLAARRRATPHSRPRPQGAGPTRRRCPGRRRRREVEAVTAGLGGSMRCQVTVLYFARSAELAGLRSESVSVPQRITSLQLWEEIVKIHPRLAVIRDQVIFAVQQEYVFLGDQLLVLQTGDEVAIIPPISGG comes from the exons ATGACTCCTGTAACTACGTGCAGACACCCCCACGCATTGCAGGGACCGAACCTATCCCCAAATCTGCCTTTTGGGGGTCTGCCTCCAGAGCTACGGCCCGTGCACGGGGTGCACACCCGCCACCGCGGCCTCTCGCCCCGCGCACCCCCACCGCCCTCCGAAGCCCCTCGGGGCCGTCTCCCCCGGAGGTTTTCACCGCGGAGTAAAGGCCCCGGCGTGGGGCCGCCCTGCCCTGCACGGCCCGGCCTAGCAGCCCGGAGACGGGCCACGCCACACTCTAGGCCCAGGCCGCAAGGGGCGGGCCCGACCCGGCGCCGCTGTCCCGGGCGCAGGCGCCGGCGTGAGGTCGAGGCTGTGACGGCCGGGCTCGGCGGCTCCATGCGCTGCCAG GTCACGGTGCTGTACTTTGCCAGGAGCGCTGAGCTGGCGGGGCTGCGCTCCGAGAGCGTTTCTGTGCCGCAGCGGATcacctccctgcagctctgggaagaAATTGTTAAGATTCATCCAAG GCTTGCTGTCATCCGGGATCAAGTGATTTTTGCTGTTCAGCAGGAGTACGTGTTTCTTGGAGATCAGCTCCTGGTCCTGCAGACAGGAGACGAGGTTGCCATCATCCCACCAATTAGTGGAGGCTGA